The Coffea arabica cultivar ET-39 chromosome 2c, Coffea Arabica ET-39 HiFi, whole genome shotgun sequence genome includes the window TCAAAGGGGATAActgttatttatttttcaaacattgagAGGTCTGCTCGTAATTTAGCCAAACCACAAGGGAGGTGGATATAAGTTATAACTAACCCTTGATTTAATGGTTAGCCTTTGAATTGAAGCTCATCTAAATGGCCTCGATGCCTGGTCTTACCCTTTATGTGGGTGTTCAAATAGCTTTGGGTGGTGAGTCTTCAGCCCAACAGTTCATATGATGGGCGAGTTGGCCCAGTTATTTTCCGTTGCCTAACGGGGTTTCTCCTCATCACCAAAGTCCATGGATGACGCGGCTAATGCCGAGTCGCTGACGTAGATATGGATCCAAATCACAACCAACCCCGCATTCGATTTCTCATCTTGACCGTTAAACAAATTTCAACATCATCCGACGGCTGTGAGTCTCTTCTGATGGGCCCCCACACAACCCCACTCTTTCTTCTCAATTCTATCCATCTATCCATCTTCGGAGTTCCAAGTGTCATGGATAGACCAGCGAAGTAATGAGGAGTCCTCACAAGAAAGGTCGGAAATTCTAGATCCACCCCTCATCCTTTTGCCACGTGTCCCCACCAATTATCTTTGAGACGATTCTACCCTTCCTTCTCCTACTCTTCCCCGTCTCCTCCCCCAACCGGCAATCTCATCTCATGTGATCAGTTTTTAGTACTCTCAATCtgtttctttatctttctttctttttattaaaTCGTCCCCCCTGGGGGTCtagtcctcctcctcctctctacTACTGCTATAGGAATTTAGAAATAGAGAAGTTTTTAGGAGTAAATTGTTCCCACGGATCCAATCAACCAACCCAAGAAAAATGGTGAACCCCTGAAACTTTCACTTCCTTCAATAGCAATTTGGACTTGATTGCCTAAGATAATTGCTTCTGGGGCCTTCTCATCTTTCCTCGTCAATATCaggtttgtattttttttccttctcccccccccccccggggaaTTATTTGGTATTTTCCTTTGTGGTTTTTTTCGATCTGATGCTTATAAATGCATAAGCGTGATTCAGTTTGTATAATTGGCGGGTTTTGTTCGCTCAATCGACTAATTCCTCTTTCGTGTCTTATTTTCTCCACTCTGTGTGTTTGTTGGATTTGGGAGGATGTGGTAGAATTGAATTACCTACTGTTCTGTAGATTTATTATCAACCGATCTGGGGTTTTACTATGAAATAATGATTGGGATTGAAAGAATTTGGGATCTGCAGTTGCTGTGAGATTCTGTTTTTGCGCATATTATTTTTAATCGATCAACATAATCGAAATAAAACTCTATTTATATTGGTTAATCCGTTGGCATCGTCTTGAACTGATAAATTGTTTCTCATGGAGGGTAAGTTTGGGATTGGATATATTTTGACTGGAGATTTGTGGTAATGAAATAAAATCTTGTTCTTATCGTTGCTCGGACTGAGATGGAGTTGGAGAGTGATTGACTTTGtgttttaatatttatatttctGTGCCTAAAACCCGTTAAATGCAGTAAAAAGGTTATGGATTTTTATCCAAAGTTCTTGATGTTATCAGTCTGGTTACAAGTTTTATCTCCGGCCTCAAAGGTTTAGGAGTTACAAATCTTCATACGTGCTATTCCTTTAGTTGATTTGTGATCTGTAGATTTTGTTGTTATTGATTGTATTGGTAGATCTGACCCCTTCCAAGGCCTATAGAAAAGCCTGTTGTGAAACTTGATTTATCATCCTTGGCTGTTTTAAGTGAATAGTCAGGGGCCACACATTTTATGTACTATACTTGGTTGGGGTGAGCGCTTGGAGTTTTAATGTTCTTTTTCCATCCTACTTAATGTGAAATTGAGGGCTAAGCAACTTGTATATTGACTCTGTTAATTATGCTGCAGGAGGGAAGGCCATGTAACTTGTTAGCTTCAAACAGGAGCAGTGGGTTTGTTCGATTGCACACTTTATTTCTTCCTCGCTTACAGGATGGGTAAGTGCAAAGGCTGTGGGAAATTGGGAAGAATGGCAAGGGATAGGTCTGCAAGTTCTTACCAATTTTCTCTTATGCTATCTCCTATTGTTTCCGTTTGGGATTGTGCTGTGCGCAAAATGAGGTATTCTTTCAGACCTGAGTATGTGTAGGTATAGTAGTGACTATCAGAACTGTGAAGGTATACTAGTGGTTGGAATCACTTTGGTTTGGACTTTGGATTTCAAGTTTTATAGGATACAGAAGGCATAGACCAGTAGTAGTTATAGAGATGATTTATACATTGTAGGGAGTTTTCTTGACGGAGAAACAAAGTGAGAAGATAATATCGAGTAGGCTCAGTAATTacagtttttagttttctttggATAAGATGGAAGGTGCTAAATTGCCATCTGGTGTCAGAAAAGTGAAGAAGAAGCAAGTTAAGGATGAGCTGGATCGTATCAAGCAggctgaaaagaaaaaaagacgaCTGGAGAAGGCTCTGGCTACTTCTGCAGCCATTCGTTCTgaattggaaaagaagaaacagaaaaagaaagaagaacagCAGAGGCTTGATGAAGAAGGTGCTGCAATTGCTGAAGCAGTTGCTCTGCATGTCCTGCTTGGTGAAGACTCGGATGACTCATGTAAAGTTATAATGAAGAAGGATGAAGAGCTGAACCGGTGGGATTGCTGTGACAATTTTGATATCCTTATGGGTAGTAGGGAAGCTGTGGTCCCTCATGAAGACCTATCAAACTATTCCTTTAAGAATATGGAGTGGGTTTCTGATACCCAGAGATATGGATACGGGTGGAGTGACTGGGGGAACACGGGATGGATGGTTTCATCTGAACCTATGGGAAGGGAGCTGTATCCACAATACCTGGCGGAGGGAGGTTGGGATACTGCTGGAATCTCTGCAGGTCTTGTTGCTGCACAAGCTGTTTCATCACTTAAAATCGCAGAAGATGCACAGGTGGACAAGTATGTCTACAACAGAATGTTAAGAGGTTGAAGATAAAAGGTCTTCAGTAGAGTGATCCAGTCATTGGCGTGTTGtacttgattttgtggttttGAATAATGACCTGTATATATTTAAAGTGTACCCAGCCATCTTATTTATCGGATGTGATGCTTGTGTTTTCTGAGATTTGTCAATCCTCGAGGTTCTTATTATTAGTGCAGGTATTGTGATTTGTTGGAATTTCCTTGAAGTGATTGCCAAGATGAATTATGGAATAAATTTTAATTCGCTGCATCTGGAGCAAAGCTCCTTGCAATTGGTTTTTATTGTTTACTTGCAATGGCTTATGCTTGCCATGCATGCTTACTTTTTTAGCATAAAAGTAGGAATTTCTTTCTGTTAATGATTTGAAGATAATCACTGACCAAGAATGGTTGTTACCGTGGGTTAGGAGTCATCTGCTTGTACCTTTGATAAAGTTGGGCTGGAGTTCATCTGTGAGCTCCATGGAATCCTTACCAGTAACACAAAATACTATGTGAGTTCTGGAAAGTAATTCTGGCTTTGGCGTCACCTAGAATGGCGGAGATCCTGGTTTGTACTTTGTTAACATGGCAAGCGACAAAATTGgaatttttatcattttgcatagtTTGTCGCTCAGTATTTTTTCAGCTGAATTAGCCGTGGGCATGGAAAACTGATAGCTAGCCTTtacagggaaaagaaaaaaatctgcAAAACGGGATGTTTTGATTTCCTTTTCTGCTTGcctaatattattattgttctCGTCTCGTGAAGCAGTTGCAGATTTTCCGGTGCTATATCATATTTCGCTGACAGCCATTTGTGACTTCCAATTGGATCTATACAATCTTCCTCTTTGCCGGAACTCTTTTCTTCCTCTGTTGGTCTGCTGCTCCCCTTGTTAACGAGAATGACGAGACCTGAGGGGAGGTTACTGCAAAAGAAAATCctcatttttttcccctttcggAATTTATTGATTGAAAAGCGTTTATAATTGCGGAATTCTTTTGGTCCCAACCTGGCATGGTACAAGCCATTGAGTTGTTTGCTCACTTTAGGAAGGCTAGAGCATGTGTAATATGGCGGCAATAAATGTAACACAAAATGTGTCATGATGATGTCACAGAGTATTGAGCATCCATCCAAGTATGGAAGACATCGCCGGTTCATCGGGCCACTCATTTAGGGCAAATAACAAATGCTTGTTATTGAGATCAAAGAGTGATTAACCAATAAAGCCTACGGGAGGGTTTGGTGGTTCGGAGGGTGGGAGTACAAGTCAGAGGTCTCAAATTTGAAATCTttcacttacaaaaaaaaaaattaatgcatgtatatatgaatatttgaaataattacattttaaacatattttttaataattttttatttttttaaccatCTTTTTATTTAACACGCAACAACCATAAAAATGTGTTATTGTAATTATTCAatgaataatttcaaaaacccccTATGAGGTCCCAATAATTTCAACACACCATACGAGACCCTATGATTGATGGCGTACTAGTGGCTTATTGACTTTGCTATCCTCATTTCTTATGGTTACTATGAACATACTTTGacaaacaaaatatatatatatatatatatatatatatatatatatatatatatatatatatatattggccCTTCCtctatttttgcaatcaaaaaaataaaaagaaattagaTATCCTTATCATCAACATTTGGTGCCAATTTAAGTGTCGATTATTAGCAATGTACTTCGACAAAACTTAAATTTGATCATTGTTTTTAAAGTccagaaacaaaaagaaaataaaattgctTTCATAAGATTTGGCACCAATTTTAGGCACCTTTAAAGGCATGATTTTCTAATTGTGATTTATGTAAAAGAGTATGGAAtttatagggataatttcacaaacctcccttgaggtttctaataatTACAAAAAGCTCCcctcaagttttaaaaattacatatacgtcccctatttttattattcaGTAACAATATAGGTCCAACAAGttaaattttctttcaaaactCCTAAATTGCCCTTTGTacaaaactaagaaagaaaaatatagtatATTCAATCATTTTCTTCTACACTTTGCATAAATCAACAAGTCTAATTCTTAACAACCATCCAAATATAAGTTCTAAAATCAAGTAGTCGTCCAAAAGATCCCAAATTGCATATACATTATCAATACTTgctatgataaaaaaaaaaaaagcacgtAAAACCCCATTGACAGCCAATTTTATACCTCCAAATTAAATATCAATACTCAAATACCTTTTCAATAGAACCTAATCTAACCTAAAACCACAATTACAACTCTCCTATGgtcttaaaaatattaatatctcaAAAGTAGAGAATAAATTCTACCTCTACAATAAactcataataaaaaatttctaatccaatgaaagaaatacttatgtaattattgacatttataaaaaaaatttttgacaaCAAACAAAACATGATAAATTCCACATCTTTAGTTTTTCTTCCTAtctcaatcatcaatttcattatttatttatttctccaTCACTGCgagtctcttcattttcttctagtTTGAAACATAATCTACTCCTTTTGCAGATTTTAtaatttcaatttgctaatatttACAAAACTGAGAAGATAATAAAAAAAGGTTAtattaattgaaaaatagaCAAGAGACAGAAAAATAGATTTGTTTaggttttgtaaatttattacCTTAAATTTAAAATCGTCCACTAAATGGAGGGCATTATAGGTATTTTACTATGTCAAGGGATATAAGTGTAATTTCTTAAACTTGAGAGGAGccaagtgaaattgttagaaacctcaagggaggtttatgaaattatcccgaATTTATATATCTCCTAATGGTATTGTGAGCTATCATTTAGAGCTTTCgaaagttttcttttttatacATTAAAAAGAATAGATGTAGTAGAtaatacaaaagtcaaaatgcTTTAAAAACGTTTTTCGTCTCTAAATTAGTGATTTTGTGCATAATATTAGAAgtaaaaattgtaaatttttttccttttcttttggcgGTAAATATGTACTTGCAAACCTTGAAAAAAAATGCTTTTGCATCTTGATAAAGCAATAAGCAGTATTCTTATTGAATAAGTTAATATTTTGACACGAATATGTTTTAGAGAATATTATTTGCATCTTGTCTTTCTTTCCCAGCCTTTTATTTCTATACAAAATTGTTATAATTAAACAAGTAGGACTATAGAGAGACACTTGTAGCATGaaaatcttttctttctcttgaaactagttttttaattttactttctATGACATAAGTTGAAATGTTACACAAAAGTTAGAATTAGGAGAGTTAGACgatatttaaaaatttaggggaggtttctaaaattattctatatttcaaataatactttgTTCTTAGTGTGCTTCATTCTCTTTCTATTCAATGTCAAGTTCTTTCAATCTCTCTGCCTCTATTCAATTACAAATTCTTTTAGCATTTGTCATCAATGGTCATAAAATAATTTAGCTGCATACCTAATCCAAGGCAACTCCACCCATCTCTTGATGGAAAGAGTGGCTATACACATAACTATGAGGGGTAAATTATTCAAGGAGTCCTTAAACCgaccctttatttatttaaagtTTTAAATTGATCTCTCAATAAatcgaaggatcaaaatttggcatttttttttattatggaAGGGTCAATTTGAGATTTAAAATAAATGAGAGGCCAAAATTAATAATAGAAATAGTTTAGGGATTACCTTGATAGTTTGGTCTAACTTTGAGTGATGTCGGTAGCCACAGTTACAAGCCTGCCAATTACAAGTAAAATTCACCACCCATCCGCTAGTCAATTCGAAAGATGACACTGTATGGATTAATGACCACCAATATTTTTACACAAATTAATATGTGTAATAAAAAAATCGTGGAATATCGTTCATACAATACATGTCCTAATAGCATCACCAAAAGCCTTTCCTGCACTAAATGTGACACACAAGTCACAGATTATCGCTGATATAATGCTACGGGCAGGTGAGGCGCCTTGCTGTATCTCACGGGTACATCTTATGATGAGGCACAAAAAACCCTGTCGCAAAAATTTTGAGACATTTTCGTCAAGATGGTCTTCACAATGCAAATTGACTTCCAGCCCGGCTATGACTCGGTTCTTGACCATTGCTAATGTAATGCAAACACAAAATACTCATTTGCCTAACTTGCTGATAATGAAACATTTCCCAAGAAAAGACGAGCTATTTTAATGCAAACAGCTACTCGCTGGAATCGGAACTTCTATCCAGATTCGCTTCGTATAACTTGATCGATTCTCTTCAGAACAGTTAATACCGAAGCTTAATTGGAGCTCTAACCAACCAGTAAAATGTTTCATACATCTCAGCCTTGCTCACATCGAAGAGAAATTTGGTTGTTGGCGTACTAGCTTCTTAATGTGACTTTCACTCAAGTAGGTGTAAACAAAGTCACAAATTTTGAAGCAACTGTATTCATAGAATAAAGGAACAAGTAATTCGCTAGATTGTTTCACATGAGCTTTAATACACACAACAATGTTGGGGAGAGTGACTCCTATAAATCATGCCGAGAGTTCAGCCTAAGAGGTGCTTCTGCATCTTGTTGCCGCTGCAGCGGAGTTGTGTCCTCGTCCAGATTTTCGATATCAGAACTACTTGATGGTTTTGCACCAGGAGAAACAAGATTCTTGAACCAAGTACCTTGGAATCTGGAAGGAGTTCCTCTGGCAGAATTTGCAGCAGAGTCCGGACTATTGGAAGCAACACCCAAAAGAAATCGATATGCCACTTTGCTAGCTGTTACTATCTCAGTTTTCGCTTGTCTAAACTGCAAAAGCCatcaaaatcaaataataaatgaCAAACACAAGAACAAGGTTAGCAACAATTCAaccttaaaataaataaataaaacccaaAGAAGTGGCAAAAGGCAAAGATATGGTCCAGGAAAACATGAGTGGGAAGACTTGGTCCCTGCAACTCGTGAATGCAATCATCAAAGTATACAGATCTGATGATATTGGAAGGTCACTGCTCCATTCCTCCGTTGGAACCCTAGGTTAGTTGTAGAAAGCTATCTCACGAAGGACTCCTAAAAGAAAGCAATTCTCACCTTTAATGCTGTTGTTCCTGCTATTTCCACAGCTGCATCACCAGCATGGGCAAATCTGTTCACCCACCCTGCATGAGAAGTGTGTATGTATGTTGTCCAAACAGCTGATTGTCAGAAACAagaaactttttcctttttttttttgttttcacaaaTAAATGCACAGGCAAAGCAAGAAACTGTTGGTTCACAATAAAAAGGGAATGATTGCATGCGCGTGAGTAGATGAATTTCTTATGCCATACATAGGAAGCCTGATCCAAAATCACAGGTATATTATAATCTTGTGTACATGCAAGGTGGTATATAACGTCAATGCCATAAAGCGGGCTGCTTGGCCAAGACATGTCGATTACCACCATGTTTAACAGACTAGAATGAGTACTCGCTTAGTTCTGTACAATTTCTGCCTGATGATTACAAAGCATCTAATGTAAGTCAAATTGAATCTCCCAGTACAGAATGTTAAAAATATAGAGAAAAGGTCATAGAACTAAGGATCCAAACATTCATAAGTTTCATGCAACTTCAGTAACAGTTCTAAAATGATTCCAATAAAGTCATCAATCCTCACTCCAATAACAAACAATGGTATATGAGGATGATTCAAAGACAAGAAATTCAAATCCCAAGCTCAGCCAAACTAGCAAATCCCAAGAATAAAAATGCTGCCTTCTTAAAAGACTACCCTTCCAAGTGATCCAATCAGAAATTCATTACGTATGAGTTCATTAAACCCAAATGGactaaaaaaaagaatttcatgCCTCATCTAGCATATGTTTTATTTATCAACTGGAGTACGTGCATGGGAACAGAACACTACCGACATATTTGATGGAATAAAGGAGGATAAGGCAATTAGTGGATGAACTCAACATATAAGAACATTCTCAAGTGCGCAAAAGCAGCAAGCAAGAATGAAGCAATTTACCGGGCAGCTTTGGCACCCCAAGCCTTTCGCATAATTCATCACAGAAATGATTGCAATTCTTTGATAACAAATCGTACGAGTGTCCTGGCCACTCTCTACTAAGTTCCCTCAGGATCTGATTAaccttgaagattgaagagttaGTAGTCCCAAGGATAATTGGTTCACGGTATGTATACATTGGATTTTTTGCAGCAGGACAACTAAAAACTCCAGTGCCTTGTTCACAGAAACCAAATGACCACTCTTCATCTCCATAAATCTGTACCATCACATAATAACTCTCAATTACACTATTCATTACAGAggcacaaaaaaaattcaaatggacCATCTAGAAAATTGGTAACTGATACAGAAATAAAAAGATTTAGTCACATTATTATTCTAGAATGAGGCAGAGGACATTAGAGTAGAAGTGCATCAGATTATCTAGAGAAAAAGGGATAATAAAATGCCAGAGAGCAGAACACATAGCATAGACTGCACTTGGATTAGTAGTTCATATCCAGTATTGTCTCATAGAACTAAGACTTTCAAGCAAAGATTACACAACAAAATAAAGCACGTAATGGAATAAAactcttcatcaaagttatgcAGAATACTTGATTGTGCAGCAGAAAATCTGTCATGAATTTCCTAAGGTTATCAAATATCTAAACAACGATCCTGTTGCAAGTAAGCCATAACAGCTGATGTCATATTTTTCTGATAAAAAACTAGGAATCACAATcagaaaaaaaattccagattccaTAAGTTAAATTCCAGATGGAAAGTTGATCAAATAACAAAATGAAAGATGATGGTTCTACTCCTAAACTTTACATATTTGTGCGTCCTGTGAACAATGAGGTAGAAATATTTAAACTTCATAAGATGAGGAAAAAAGTCAGACAAGATCAAACATCGTACTTGATAGCGTTATACAGGCAAGCGGTTATCAGTCAAGTCTACAGTGCTAACAATTTACTCTGTCTAAAATGAGTATGCACTCGAAAGACTTTCGTCTTCTACAAGGGTTACTTAATATCTTGTCTTTTAGAAGCTTTTTTAGTCTTCGTCGGTTGTCAGGTAAAACTATGTTGACTCGCTTGATTCAAGTGCAAGACTTAGAATCCAAAGAGGTCTTGAAAGTTGAGCGTTTTAAACGTTCACACGGGACATTTTAAGCGTTCAAGGACGCCTCAACCTTCTGTTCGGAAATCAGAGAAAAATCAAACAATCTTCTCACTTTTGGTTGGCAAAGAATAGCAAGTTTATAGTTTCCCTTTACATGTCtgtgtttgtgtgtgttaaTTCCACTTCTTGTCTAAAACTTGTTTGATAATTTACAAACTTCCTTTAATCTCCTTCCCAGAAAGTCAACAGTAGTTAAGTAGTATAATAGTCTGGGAGTAACAACACCAAAAAacgagaagaagaagaagaggaaatgatgaaaaagaagaataacGTATTCCGAAAGACAAACCGAATTTCAGAACCGTCACTAAAACTCTAGATCTACATTCAAGCTGAAACAAAGTATATACCTAGTACAACAAAACAAGTAAAGAGCAGGCAAATGATCTAGTGTATAAGAATGTCTAATGGATATTCAATCCAATTAGAAGAATAAATCAGTGGAGTAATATTACCTGGACGGCGCTGTGGAAAATACCACCGAGACCGATGCCGTCTTTGAAGATCTTGTTGATCTGAACAATGGTGTTATTAGTCTTATCTGATCCGCTATTCGTCACGTCATATATGTGGAGGATCACCTCCGTCATCTTCTTCTTGCGAGGCAATATCTTCAATTTGTCTACCtattataaaaccctaactccgCGCCCCcgctcccctctctctctctctctctctctctcggcttaAGAATCAATTTATTACTATACTGAAACCAAAAAGAAAGGGTGATGATTAAATTTGACAATCGAGAATAGACAGCAATGATTATTGACACCAGCAATGGcctgaaaattgaaatttgaacttTGAAAGAGCTTCCTTCCTCGTTTCCTTTTTCACGCTACCTCTCTCTCTGGTAGGCAGGCGGGCTGGTTTTTCCCTTGTTTCGTTTTTTTATGTTTtgcttctcctcctcctcctcctcctcctgctgCTGCCGCTCGGCTTGGACAGTGTTTATAGTTATCCTGAATTTGTGCGTTTTGTCTCGACATGCTAAAAATTTCTGCACTGGGCTTGCTTCGTGTATAGTACCCAGTAGGTTTTTTTCCTGTAAATAGTGCTGATCACGATCAAATTTTTAGACGATAGTCAGTAGATTTTTATTCGGTTGTGGATGAAGGGCACGTTAAGTTCAAGACTCTTGAATTTAGATAAATTATACAATTAGACCGCATCTCAacctaaattaatttttatgcTCGACCAGTCTTTCGGAGTTTATAATGTACatcctaatatatatatatatatatatatatatatatatatataatttgtgagtaagaaattttaaaaccaaaatcttttatttattctttcCCTCTTAGTTACCACTTAATATATAATCATTCCCCTACATCCTCTAGTAAGTTTAGAAAAAGATATGGAAAGCTAGATAAGTTTAAAGGAATGTATAATATAC containing:
- the LOC113724978 gene encoding uncharacterized protein, translated to MTEVILHIYDVTNSGSDKTNNTIVQINKIFKDGIGLGGIFHSAVQIYGDEEWSFGFCEQGTGVFSCPAAKNPMYTYREPIILGTTNSSIFKVNQILRELSREWPGHSYDLLSKNCNHFCDELCERLGVPKLPGWVNRFAHAGDAAVEIAGTTALKFRQAKTEIVTASKVAYRFLLGVASNSPDSAANSARGTPSRFQGTWFKNLVSPGAKPSSSSDIENLDEDTTPLQRQQDAEAPLRLNSRHDL
- the LOC113724977 gene encoding uncharacterized protein, giving the protein MEGAKLPSGVRKVKKKQVKDELDRIKQAEKKKRRLEKALATSAAIRSELEKKKQKKKEEQQRLDEEGAAIAEAVALHVLLGEDSDDSCKVIMKKDEELNRWDCCDNFDILMGSREAVVPHEDLSNYSFKNMEWVSDTQRYGYGWSDWGNTGWMVSSEPMGRELYPQYLAEGGWDTAGISAGLVAAQAVSSLKIAEDAQVDKYVYNRMLRG